Genomic window (Rosa chinensis cultivar Old Blush chromosome 6, RchiOBHm-V2, whole genome shotgun sequence):
GTTTATCTACTTCACATAGTTAACACAAACAAAATGGAAATATAACGCCTACAAGCAGCAAAATGataataaaatgaaatttgaGAGTGAGAATACATGAATCTAATGCCTATAAGCTTGAAGGACCACATAAATGCATAAGTACAAAAACTGATACCTTTGCAAAATTGCCTAGGCCTGCAACTTCAAGAAAAAATTGTGGACATAAAGGAGAAAGAACTTCTAAGCCAGTGCCCAAGTCATAGAGTACATCAGCTGCAAAATGGAGGCTTGATTCAATCAGAAGCAGCTTCTAAAGCATTCAATATCACTTCCCAACACAATATCCAACTGCAGCTCTTATCAAGGAAATATAACAGATTGTGTGGCAAACACATAATAAATCAAAAGATGGAGAACCATAGTACAAACCCAAAATTCTCCAGCGTTTAGGCTCTGAATCCATTCTTGCACCCAAATTACTACATATGAGCTTACCCATGTGCTGCATCCCATCCTTTAGGACCTGCATGTTGAGAATGTATGGTATTTAGAGTCATGCTTTGGTTGCAACCTATATGATATTCTCCAAACATCGACAACTTACCCAACTAACAACAGTTGCTTGTGCAGGGGTAGGTCGCAAGCCTGCAGCAAACAGGAGTGACTGCAAAGGAGTAAGAACGCAGACAATGATTTATAGCACAGAAGTCATAAAGATTGCATATACTGAGGGAGAGAGGAATAGAGGCGGGGAGAGAGTGAAAGAAAGAGTACAAGCATAATAGCAGTTTTTTGATGAATTACCACACATGAATTCTAATAATAAGATAgtgtatatgcatgcattatatGTATACAAACACAAAACTCAGTATATTAAATATCCTATATTGCTATTTTTATACCACAAGTTTAGATAATATTTCAAACAAGCACTATAAACTTTATTAGAAGTTTCAATCAGTAAACctgagggaaaaagaaaaaaaaaaaactctgccATTTACTCATCAATTGCTTTGCAGGTGTCAGAAAAAACCTGAGTTGAAAGCACCGAAAGCGCTGCACTGGTGAAGTGTTGCAGTGCCCGAAATTGTGTGTACCTGAGATATCCCTCATTGACACTGCACAGGCAAAACTTGAAAGGCTAAATAACTGATACAATCGTTTCTATGTGCTGTTCAGTAAGAATCAATCATGAAGTTACCTATATGGATATCCTGAGGGGAAAAACTTATTGACGAAGGAATCTGCAACCCTACGGATTACCGGCCTCGAGTCATCAAGAATTTTCACCTGCAGAGAACCTAATGCAGTTAAAGTAATTTAAACAGAGCAATACTAAAATCCAACCTAAAACACACAAAGCCACATACTTTGTCCAGCTAGTTCAAGTAAGCAGCTTTCCAATCCCCAGACCCCGAATTTTGCACAGATGACATATAGCATTTTATCAGGCATTCTAAAACCGCGATGAATCAAAAGCTTCCTCATTTACATCCCACACACTATACCATTGTTTCTGCCAAATAAGCCTGGAAAACTATTTTAAGGCCATTCTTTGAATTTCAAACAGAACTAAACACCAGAAAGAACACGTCTTTCATTACCATTAGTTAAAACAGAAAGCCGCAACCTAACACTGAGTCACTAACTCACTCTGGCCTCAAACTACAACATCCCCAAACACTCAggcaataaaaaagaagaagccaaaTTTAAGTGAAACCCATCTTGGGGGTTTAAGCTACACCAATTAAACCCAGAACCCAGAAATGAATACACACTCTATATACACATAAGTGGTGAAGAACAGGTAAACTTACAGAGAGGTGACCGTGGGGTTCAAATTCACAGCGGTACGAGACTGCTTCAGAGGTTTCGATCCAGTACACCGGCAGCTCAGGCGGCGGCGGCGCTTTATCTGGCTCCTTCTTCTGCATCTTTATCCTCTCCTAACCAATCAAATGAACGGCAACAATTGACTGTCGAGTAAGCAACAACGTAGGAAAGGAGACCGAGTTGCATATGCATGTGTTTATGTGAAACAGTGATGTAAATACTAAATACATAGAAACATACCAGTAAGTTCATAAGAGGACTAAACCAACAAGCAAAAGTAGGGGAGAAGAAATTCGGCGGCAGAATCGGAGGGGCCTCACCGCCTGCGCAATTGAGAAATATGGAACCAAAATGCAACAATGGGAAACGGTGTCGTACTCCATTTGACCAATTTTGCTTTTGCATAGGTCTTAGTGCAAAACGACGTCGTCACACTTGAGGTAGTTCATAAGACCGGTGACAATggtgttgatttttttttttttttgagaaggatCATCATGTTTATTGCGCATTACCCAGTAAAATAAAGTTGGCAAATGACAATTTCAAATGATTTTATACCACCGTAACGGAAAAGTGATTCTACAGCCATGCTGCTTGCATATCCAAAGTGCTTACAGAGCATATAGATCTATTCTTGAACATAACTTGAGCAGAAACAACTAATTTTAATCGAGGAGAAATCATTTACAGCCTGACATAGGGTTAAATTACACGAGTGAAAGGGGGGGCTATGCTTTACTGAGAAGTTCTGCCACAACAAAACTTTGAAACAAAAGCTATATCTCTGTTTAAAACTCTAGCTAACTAGCTGCCCCGTGCAGAGCTCGTAGGGAAACGCCACCAGGCATTTCCTCGGTCACATCATATCAGGATCATCTTCATAGTCATAATCTTGTTCACTCGACGGCCTGATTCTCTTTGCATCTCTTGGAGTAGGTCTTCCTTTCTTCGGTTTTCCTCTGCAAAGCCAtacaaataattaaaactcagaATACTGCTGCCTGGGGTAAAACCTCAAAAATATGCTACTTTTGAGCCTTTTATACAAGGCGAGCAGAGTATAGAGAAAACTAGAGGAGTACTTACTGCCCATTCGCGTATATACCCCCTTTAGAACGGCCGGGACCAAAGTCTGATCTCCCATCTACAGTAAACATGAAGGGAGATGAAATAAATATTGGGCACTTTTTCTATATATTTGTTAGTATGGGCTTACCATCTCGTCCAGCTGTAAGCTCTTCAGCctgaaaagaggaaaaagagaATTCAGTATCCAGTACAACTAGAACCGTATGCTATGAATGAGAGAAAATACTATTTATCAGTATCTAGCCGCCTGCGAGTCTGTATTATACAAGTGCAAGTTTCTTTGAGCTATCTTTAGCAAAGTGTTTTAAACTGTTTGCTTCCACAACTGAACCCATAATTTGGAAAACACATTCATATATGAAGAAGACAAGAAAGGCCACCAAATCAAGACATCAGGGTTGAGAATACTTACTGCTGGTGATGTCACGGAAGATAATGAGAAGAGCCTGTCTTCAGGTTGAAATTTCCTAGATCGCTTCAGGCTGCAACCAGAGTGTTGAAAAATGCCTTGGCATTAATACATATGCATACCATAAATTTGGACAGGAGAAACTTTCAACACACACATATGTGTAAAATGCACAATACATCGATTTACATATAGATTATGGTAACTCACATGACGATTCTTGTATGCCAAAAGATAAcagacaaagaaaaaagagagagattaTTTGGAGGAAAATTATTGTGTAACAACCATCTATTTTCAAGTTGGAAGTGCTCTGACATAAAGTAGCCCTGCCTAGTTATAAATCAAGAACTAAATTATTCCAAAACTACTAATATCATATATAGAAGCAACGTTCCCAAATGGGGATTCAACTCTGCAACCATAAATCCTTTGCCCTGGCTTTGGGTTATTCAAGGCTAGTAGGAATCACTAGGTGAGCTAAAACCTAACAATGACGGTTTAAGCTGCGAAAGTGTTCAGCAAATGAAATGACCTTGTTGTAGATGACAAAATTTAACTAATTCAAGTTAAGCAAATGGTGTCTTGCAAGAATCAAAAGTCGACAATGAAAATCAGAACAGAACAGTATATTTGTTCTGGCATATATAGCTAGAGTACTTAAACAGTAGTTCTTCATAGGAAACAGAATAAATTTGTTTTGAATGATCAGAGTTCAACTGGCAAAATACATTACGCCAGCTTTGTAGTCAAACATTAACAGGAAACAAAAGTCCTACACATTCAGGCTAAGGAAGGAAGCTAATCTGATAATAAGAATCGAAGGAAGGCTTACAAGGCAGTGCTCTTTGATGAAGATAGAAACCCTTCAAACCCTTTTAATACATTGCCACATTGACTCGGGTCCTGCAGATACGTAGTCTCTAGATCATAGACCTGCAGTGAAACAAAGCATTAGTTCCAGAAGCAGAGATTCGACTAGTAATGCAGCTCCGCTGAAACTACAGAAGGAGATAAAATCCATGGCTCCTCCTGCTGCATTTCGCTTCTAAACTATTGGGCATCtttttgtaaaaataaaaactacttAACAAAGAGTTACTAATTCTTCGAAAGGAAAACACAATTAGTtttaaaagaaatataaaaagtTTTCCATTAAGAAGAAGTAATCAACCCAGAAACCCAAATGCATGCCTCGGATAATTGAAGAaggcaaaaagaagaagaagaaggaaacacCTGTTTCTCAATTCCTCTGAGTTCGTCTTGAAGCTTGGTTCTCTTGCTGAGCAGTGTAGCAAGCACTTGCGATGGATTTTGCGCTGCcaaaaatatataacaaaagtacaaagatcaaacctttaattcagaaagaaagaaagaaagaaagaaaaaaaatcaagatccaatttttatttttttctttttctcctgaaAACCACCACGTACCTTCCGAATCCATTTTCACACCCGAATCGCTTGACAGCTGCCCCCAAAAAACCCAATTTCAAGCACAACCCAGAAAAAAGCCCCAAATTCAGCCAAAAAGAAACCCTACAATTTTCAATCGAAACAATTATGAATAGAAGAGGGAAACGACGTGTCGTAGGAAGAGGGACGTGGCGAACAGATAACGCAGATGCCGACGTCACCGTGGTCCAATCTGACGACATCGAAATCCGTCCCCGAGTCAACGTCCGGGTTTGAATACAGAAAGGGGAAAAAGGAGCGTTAGTCCTACGCACCGTCGGACCTGTAACAAGAGCTGTAGGCACACTCCGCCTTCTTTACTATCCGAATCTccccttctttctttttctctttctcaccTCACAAATAAAGATTCCTGCTTTTCTTCCCCCCATTCCCATCTACCATTTTAGCTTGCAACTCTTTTGCTCTAGTTTTCAATTAGCACCAGTTCTGTTTTCGAGGTTAAGATCTTTTGTGCTGCAGTGGCAATGTCTTTCAGAGGGCTCAGTCGGGTGTGTCTCTCTGATCTGAtttgcttttctctctctctctctctctctctctctctttgcttGTTTGATCTTTGTTGGTTTGGTGAAGAGTTCAAGATTTTGTGTCGAAGCCCATGTTTCTCCAAGTACCCAGCTGAGTTTTTCAGTATTTATCTGGTTACTGTAGAATAAAGCTTGAAGCTTTTTCGTTTTTGTTCTTTGAGCTGACATTAAAGCTTAAAACTTTAGGATCTATTGTTTTTCTGGCTATATTTGCATGATCCAAATTGTGGCTAAACAGATAATAGATGTCTTAAGGCTAAGTAACTATATAGGTttgattttctcaaaaaaaaaaaaaaaaaaactatttaggTTTGATTGGTGTTTGGTGAAAGGAGTTTAGATGGTGCTGTGTTTGTATGACAGAGTTGGGTTTTGTTTGCAGCCGAATGCTTCGTGTGCCATGGCTGCGGCTGAGCACAGCAAGAACACTTTTATGGAACTGCAGAGGAAGAAGGTTCACCGCTATGTGATATTTAGGGTGGATGAGAAGAAAAAGGAGGTTGTGGTTGAGAAGATTGGTGGTCCGGCTGAGAGTTATGATGATTTTGTGGCGGCTTTGCCGGAGAATGATTGCCGATATGCAGTATATGACTTTGATTTTGTAACCTCTGATAACTGTCAAAAGAGCAAgatcttcttcattgcttggttaGTTTTGGTCTATATAATCCCCTCACCACTGATATTGCCTTGTTATATATATGCACTGTGATCCCTGTTGCAATTTTTTGAAAACTTCAGCCATCTTTTGTTTAAAAACCCCTTTTCTTTTAGTAAGGCGGATTTTGATACCAATTCCTTAATCGTGGATAATTTGCATTTGTACATAGATAACATATTCAATATTCATGTTTGAGAAGCTCTTATATGAAAGGAATGATGCAAAATGGTTTGGTCCTGATTTCATGAATTATTGTTCAGTGAAACGTGTCTTGCAAATCAAGTTGCTATTGGAACTACAAATTATAAAGCAACTTTCTCAATTTTGTTTATCATGCTTAACTGCATTACCCTTGCATTCCCTCATTTCCAGTTATTTTAACGTCTTGTATTTCAAACACTTGTTATATCATGTATTGGTGATGATTATTTGCATTATAATGATCAGGTCCCCTTCAACCTCCCGGATCCGTGCCAAGATGCTGTATGCCACATCGAAAGACCAATTTAGGCGGGAGCTGGATGGTATCCACTACGAGATTCAAGCTACTGACCCAACAGAGATGGATCTTGAGGTGATCAAAGAGCGTGCGCACTGAACATTGTCTGCAGTAAAACATATGTATCTCCCTTGGTCAGTCAAAATCCCAGTGGTTCTGTAAGGTTGTTCTCCTAGCATCATCATGTGCAGAATCCATTACTGGCACAAGACTACTACTTCGCTGAATAAACTAGCATATTTGCTATGAAAAGTATGGTCTAATGTTATCTGTTTGATGTGGAATTCAGTTTCCTACCAGTAAGCTTACTTCCTAGATGAAAACGAATTTGTCACTTGGTAATGTTGTAAAACCCTGAAATGTCTTCCTATATAAGTTTCGTTGCTAGTTGGATCTATTATGTTTGAGGACCAGAAGTGTAACCCATGTCTTTTTAATTAGTTCTTGTTAGATTCTATTGATATCTGCAACAATTTGATTCATGAGGAGAAAATAGTGATGCAAATGAAATAGGGTTCAAGAGACTGAGAGAGGTTTCCTAAACCAGCATAGacaagaaaaattacaacttataAGACATACTTCACTACAATAGATTAACTACAAATCAATAAGCAAAGAATCCTGCTACTACTTGAAAAACaacaggaaaacaaaagataaaaGTTAAGAGGAATGACAACAATACCCAAAAGCCTACTACGTTTTAGAAGAAGAACACAAGCTCTCTTGGCTGCTCAtacgcttctacttccctaattGCTTTCTTCATTGCCCTCACCTGACATTTCCTCCAAAGACTTCCCTTTCGATTCAGGAACAAAGAATGTGAATAGCATACCCAATAAGTTGACCACACCCAAAACAATAAGTGAATTCTTGACGCCTATACCGGCCGGGAACCCTGCTTCTGCTTTAGTCTTGTCCTGAGGTTGAGCCAAATACAAAAACCCAAAGGCACCTACTATTGCCCCTAACTTTCCTGCTGCTGCCGATACGCCATGGCAAGTAGACCTCAGCCTAGCTGGGAAAATCTCAGCCGGTACCACAAATGTAGTAGCATTGGGTCCAAAATTTGCAAAGAAGAAAGTCAGTGCATACAGTATCACAAACCCAATCACATGATCCTTATCGGACCAGTAATCGTATGGAATTGCCAATGCAAACATGAACACTGTCATGAAGAAGAACCCCATCAATTGGATTTTAAATCTTCCCATTCTGTCTATGAAGGCCACAGTGAACCAGTAACCAGGCACAGTGCTGCATAGAGCAATAAGAGTTTGCGCCCTTGCAATTTTATAAACTTCTCCAATGGCATTCATAGTCTTGGCATTAGGAATCCATCCAATGGCACTGAAAATGTCCTTCTGGAACAGATTTTGACTGTAAAATGCAATGTCAAGCAAGAACCATGTGCTTGTAGTTCCGAGCAAGTGCAGTCCATGGCGGCGCAGGAACTCCTTGGAGAACAAACCAAAAGAGACGGTGGGTTGCTGAACCCTGGCCGGTTCAGATTCAATGTCAACCTGCATAACTTTTGACATATCAGCTGCTGCCTGGGAAACATTGTTGGCAACGAGCGCTGTGTAGCGAGCAGTTTCAGGCATCTTCAACCGCCAGTAGTAGGTTAGTGCTGCCGGAAATGCACCAACAATCAGAATAATTCTCCAAAGGTAGTCTGCTTGTGGGACAGTTGAACCAATTGGATCAACTTCATAGGCTGGAGCCTTGAACTTGGCCTCAAATATGAATGCTGCAAACATTGCAAATAACCCTCCTGCTAAAATCCCAAAACCCTGCATGGCAAAGACCGCGGCAATGAAGGCACCACGAGTCTTCTTGTTGGCGTATTCAGACATGATGGTGGCTGAAAGAGGGTAGTCACCACCAATACCAAACCCAAGCCAGAACCGGAAGAAGCAAAGGGTTGCAATCACAGCTTTCGGGTCATGGCTGAAGGAGAGACCTGAACCAATGGAGCAAATGACCATGATCATCAGAGTCATGCCATACACCTTCTTTCGCCCCATTTTGTCACCGAGCCAGCCAAAGAAGATCTGCCCGGACAAGGTTCCACAAAATGCAACACCATTGACAGCAGCAGACACATTCGGGGGCAATGTTCCAGGCTTGGCTGCACCATCAACATGATAGTATATGCGGCCGAGCAATTTGGTGACAAGGGAAATGCAGAAGAGATCATACGCGTCGGTAAAGAATCCCATTCCAGCAATGATGATTGCAGTGAAATGATACCATTGTGTTTTTGCAGTGTCAAGTGCATTGAGCACCTCCAATTGTTCCTTGGCCATGTCTAGCTTGCTTTGTCGGATCTCTTTTTTCTGCCCAAAAGGAACACAACTGGTAAGgttacacatacatatatataccaaAGTTAAACAATAAATCACATTCAAACAGTAGAGAATAGGAAATCGAACGAAAATCTATGAGACTTAATGAACAAGAAACAAGAACATGAAGTATATGATTCTAACCTGGATGTGATCTCTCAACCTTAATGAGAGATATGAAGAGAGAGATCAGTATATGAGAGTTTAATGGTGTGTGTATGAGATGCACAATTTATATGGGAGTCTCTGAAATGAACCGGAATATTATAACGGATTAACAGTATATTCCTACCTCCATTTGCGCTAGGCAATGCCTACTctaaaccaaaaaccaaaatctgtTCAACAGATTAAGTGAGATCTTCACTGGGATATTCCCATGCCTAAATCTTTGTAGTAGCAGCTAGCAGTAACCAATTATACCAAAAAAGCTTTCATTCCATGTATTGCCACCACAAATAATTCCATGTATGAGTGAAGGTATGTGCTATATATGGAATAGGGtttgttttaattttcgaaatAACTTTGGTAGTAGTTAACTGACATTCAGAGTATTTATGCTATAATAACGGCAAGAATATCTGATATGTGTACTAGCTGGCTGTGATGAATTTGTGTGGAGGAGTACACTTTCTATACTtaactcaattttgatttgggAGAATTTTTTGCAATTAAGGTGAAATTAATGGATATATGTGTTTCCATACATATTTAACGCACTGAACACATGATATTTTCTCCGTAACGTAATTTAGGATAAGATCTCAGTTGagctttgaatttttacccTTCTAGAATAAAAATAGTTACATGTTAGCACGTCAGGTTAGTACATCTTTGTTATTGTGACAGTAAAATTGCATCACTATACAAATTGCCTTGTTTGTAAACATGTGGCCATATGGGAAGCTCGATCCAAGGTAAATGGTATATTCACGTTTATTGAGTTTTGTAAGTTTGTGACTTTTTTAGTCTTGCCGATCTAAGCAAAGCATGATAGGAATGGAACCAGGAAGTCAGGAACATAAGTTGAGGGGGGCTAAATTACCCAAATGTTGCCAAGTTCTTCTTCAAGttcattttttattgttttgttgtgCATGTATAATACGAATATTGCTCTGAACTAGCCATTTGGTGGTGGAATTAAAGGAAGAGGAGCCAATtctccggggggggggggggggggggcgccaTAGCAAAAAATGAATGATATCGAGTCGTTGATTAGATTTTTAAGATTCTAATACCATAAACATATATTATATTAGATGTAATTTGGATGAATTGTCATTTCACTTGTGAGGGTTATCAATATCGATCATTACTAGAGTTATAAAGGCACAATAAAACTTAAAAGATAACCTCGCTAAACAGAAGCTCAGTTGCATATATCTTCATGTAGAATGTGCAACGCTTATCACTTATTAACAAAACTTATCAAGATTGTAATGGAGAAAATTGGCTTGGATAATTGTTCATTatctattaaataaataaataaaaattggagGTGCTAGGATGTACAAAACACCCTTGGTTCCGTGCCataaggccatctccaacccacAAGGCTAAAAATAGTCCTGGGGCTAAATTTCAGCCCTGATTTCTTTACTATTCATCGATGTGACATCAACCGTCTGCAATCCGTCAAAGTTAAATTATAGCACtcaaatatattttaaaattttgaatatgttatatatatatatatatatatatatgtaatatatTATAATATGTTCTTCCCTTTTATCAAATTCTTATTTATAttaattgaaatcatttttatgataaaaaatattttttcgaTTGTACTTTATTATAAAAACAAATATTGAAAATATGACACATTGTTTACTGCTTATATGTAATATATTATAATATGTTCTTCCCTTTTATCAAATTCTTATTTATAttaattgaaatcatttttatgataaaaaatattttttcgaTTGTACTTTATTATAAAAACAAATATTGAAAATATGACACATTGTTTACTGCATCTATCAAACATTTATTTCATAATAACTTAAAGTTACAAGGaaaattgaataaataaaattatatgAAACAATCATAAAGCATATTAGATTATAACAATTTATTTGGGCAACTTGCACTTTAACTTTAAAGGGCTATAGGGCTAAATTAAGGGGGTATATTTAGCCCTTTAACTTGCACTTTAGCCCTTAAAAATAGCCCTTTAACCCTTAACTATTTGGGTTGAAGATGAAAATTGTTAAATTTTAGTCATTTGGCCCTTTAAccctttgggttggagatggcctaactACGTACAAAtataaggggggtgtattgtatatggaattactggcacttttaaagaaatccatggaatttaaaagtctgggtgtattcaatagagacttttaacagtccataaaagtctgggtgtattcaattaggattttaaaaaatctttatgaattccaccaaagtctaggggtattcaattaggacttttaaaaatgaatagaagtttaggggtattcaaaatatcattcatacatacggaattagaaaatcatggaaaatcatggactttgtagtgttaagtataaataccaaattccaatatttttccagccaccagagcaaagattttgagcgTGGAAAAGTctgtcaaagttcttctctctgcgcGTTCAAGGTTGgtcctccatcatctctctttcatgatttcttttttcttttctctattattttgtgatatcaacctctaatacctaacatgttcattgttgttgttgaatttgatttttttttttttcaattgtgatgctTGGAACCCTAATATTATCATCAACTCCTAAAACAAAGCCAAATAATGTATATGCCTAATGCTTTTACGGTTCGATCATAGTCCTGCATACTATTGCGGTTATTGCTATTGTCGTCGCTTGTTTGCTAcgtatgtttcttcttctttgtttttctcgctaggttttctgtttcttttgtatttgttgttGTCCTATATGGCatggttctctttttttttgctactgCTTTGCCCTTGTGGCTCTTAAGTTCGGGTAGATTAGCCAAACGgtgggtggtttttttttttttttccttcatgccAGAACTTCTTTTCTATACCTAATAGTGTGTGTGATTTTACCCTGCATTGAGATGGGACTTATGTTGACAATCTCATGTCAACTTTCTTAAAATGATAGTAATGTCAGAGGTGCAATTTGGTTCAAGCTTTGGGTGAATCTATACAGagttattaattttcattcaaattttgcTTTAACCCTTCAATTTGAAGCCAATGTTGGCCACCACTAAAGTCGGCAATGGCTGATAAAATTATGTCaggttatttattttctttttctaaaattttagtgTTCTTTTTTATGCTTTGAGAATATTATGTGTATGTTGAGCAGAGCTTTAATGTTAGAAATTTTACTTTGGGATTACAGAGTAGTAGGTTGAGTAAATAGGATCACTGAATCTTCAAAGAGTTAATTCAGCTAAGTTTGTAGTCAGCTGAGAGATAGGAATATTGTTCTggagttttgattcatgttgGTTGGGCAAATTGCCATGATGATAGTTGTCTGGTACCTTGATTCAGTTTTGTCATCTTTATGGACCTCAATTTCTTTAGGATtcagattctttttattttctccttcAAATTCCCATGGAAACAGATCGTGATCAAGTTTTGGGGTTATGAGAGTCTGATTTGTGCAATTTATGAGTActgtttataatcatattgtatGGCATGCtataaaaaacaaacaagtgtggatcaaaatgtaattgaatgaattatgaaacaaagaaaaattaatcaa
Coding sequences:
- the LOC112170083 gene encoding chromatin modification-related protein eaf6 — encoded protein: MDSEAQNPSQVLATLLSKRTKLQDELRGIEKQVYDLETTYLQDPSQCGNVLKGFEGFLSSSKSTAFLKRSRKFQPEDRLFSLSSVTSPAAEELTAGRDDGRSDFGPGRSKGGIYANGQGKPKKGRPTPRDAKRIRPSSEQDYDYEDDPDMM
- the LOC112170081 gene encoding probable inorganic phosphate transporter 1-7 isoform X2, yielding MAKEQLEVLNALDTAKTQWYHFTAIIIAGMGFFTDAYDLFCISLVTKLLGRIYYHVDGAAKPGTLPPNVSAAVNGVAFCGTLSGQIFFGWLGDKMGRKKVYGMTLMIMVICSIGSGLSFSHDPKAVIATLCFFRFWLGFGIGGDYPLSATIMSEYANKKTRGAFIAAVFAMQGFGILAGGLFAMFAAFIFEAKFKAPAYEVDPIGSTVPQADYLWRIILIVGAFPAALTYYWRLKMPETARYTALVANNVSQAAADMSKVMQVDIESEPARVQQPTVSFGLFSKEFLRRHGLHLLGTTSTWFLLDIAFYSQNLFQKDIFSAIGWIPNAKTMNAIGEVYKIARAQTLIALCSTVPGYWFTVAFIDRMGRFKIQLMGFFFMTVFMFALAIPYDYWSDKDHVIGFVILYALTFFFANFGPNATTFVVPAEIFPARLRSTCHGVSAAAGKLGAIVGAFGFLYLAQPQDKTKAEAGFPAGIGVKNSLIVLGVVNLLGMLFTFFVPESKGKSLEEMSGEGNEESN
- the LOC112170084 gene encoding actin-depolymerizing factor, whose protein sequence is MSFRGLSRPNASCAMAAAEHSKNTFMELQRKKVHRYVIFRVDEKKKEVVVEKIGGPAESYDDFVAALPENDCRYAVYDFDFVTSDNCQKSKIFFIAWSPSTSRIRAKMLYATSKDQFRRELDGIHYEIQATDPTEMDLEVIKERAH
- the LOC112170081 gene encoding probable inorganic phosphate transporter 1-7 isoform X1, translated to MEKKEIRQSKLDMAKEQLEVLNALDTAKTQWYHFTAIIIAGMGFFTDAYDLFCISLVTKLLGRIYYHVDGAAKPGTLPPNVSAAVNGVAFCGTLSGQIFFGWLGDKMGRKKVYGMTLMIMVICSIGSGLSFSHDPKAVIATLCFFRFWLGFGIGGDYPLSATIMSEYANKKTRGAFIAAVFAMQGFGILAGGLFAMFAAFIFEAKFKAPAYEVDPIGSTVPQADYLWRIILIVGAFPAALTYYWRLKMPETARYTALVANNVSQAAADMSKVMQVDIESEPARVQQPTVSFGLFSKEFLRRHGLHLLGTTSTWFLLDIAFYSQNLFQKDIFSAIGWIPNAKTMNAIGEVYKIARAQTLIALCSTVPGYWFTVAFIDRMGRFKIQLMGFFFMTVFMFALAIPYDYWSDKDHVIGFVILYALTFFFANFGPNATTFVVPAEIFPARLRSTCHGVSAAAGKLGAIVGAFGFLYLAQPQDKTKAEAGFPAGIGVKNSLIVLGVVNLLGMLFTFFVPESKGKSLEEMSGEGNEESN